One stretch of Denticeps clupeoides unplaced genomic scaffold, fDenClu1.1, whole genome shotgun sequence DNA includes these proteins:
- the LOC114773141 gene encoding glutathione S-transferase Mu 3-like, with translation MATKLAYWDIRGLAQPIRLLLEYTGTKYEDKFYSCGEAPNYDKSCWFDEKEKLGMDFPNLPYLEDGERKIVQSNAIIRYIARKHNMCGETEDEKVRVDILENQAMDFRNGFVMMCYTDFDKMKPAYLEKLPGTLKQFSKFLGDRKWFAGDKITFVDFLMYELLDQHRMFEPKCLDDFPNLKALLDQFEGLEKISAYMKSDRFLKTPVNNKMAKWGNKKE, from the exons ATGGCGACGAAGCTGGCGTACTGGGACATCCGCGGG CTGGCCCAGCCCATCCGCCTGCTGCTGGAGTACACCGGCACGAAGTATGAAGATAAGTTCTACTCCTGTGGGGAAG CCCCCAATTATGACAAAAGCTGCTGGTTTGACGAAAAGGAGAAGCTTGGGATGGATTTCCCCAAT CTGCCTTACCTTGAAGACGGAGAAAGGAAGATCGTGCAGAGCAATGCCATCATCCGCTACATCGCCCGAAAGCAtaacatgt GTGGGGAAACGGAGGATGAGAAAGTCCGTGTGGACATACTGGAAAACCAGGCAATGGACTTTCGGAATGGCTTTGTCATGATGTGCTATACGGACTTT GACAAAATGAAGCCTGCATATCTGGAGAAACTCCCTGGGACACTGAAGCAGTTCTCAAAATTTCTAGGAGACCGGAAGTGGTTTGCTGGAGACAAG ATTACCTTTGTGGACTTCCTCATGTATGAGCTGTTGGACCAGCATCGCATGTTCGAACCAAAGTGCCTTGATGACTTCCCAAACCTAAAGGCCTTACTGGACCAATTCGAG GGTCTTGAGAAAATATCGGCCTACATGAAATCGGACCGCTTCCTTAAGACTCCGGTGAACAACAAAATGGCAAAGTGGGGCAACAAGAAGGAGTGA
- the LOC114773142 gene encoding AMP deaminase 2-like isoform X2 — protein MDGKYKEIAEELFSRSLADSEMRSAPYEFPEDSPIEQLEEKRHRLERQISQDVKYEPDILLRAKQEFMKTDSAPDLELLKEENQAPADLFPSEREMLPEYQRVSISGEEKCGVPFTDLLDAAKCVVKALFIREKYISLSMQSFCRTTTRYLQELGERALDLNVYEEIPETSLTPDAPVHPPVSETHPYENVDPSSMPSDMGYGCKMVDGVVHVYTDKGTMNTSTEVDLPYPDLQEYIADMNVMMALIINGPVKSFCYRRLQYLSSKFQMHILLNEMKELAAQRKVPHRDFYNIRKVDTHIHASSCMNQKHLLRFIKRAMKKYPAEIVHVERGRGQTLMEVFESMNLTAFDLSVDTLDMHADRNTFHRFDKFNSKYNPIGESILREIFIKTDNYIEGKYFGHIIKEVMADLEESKYQNVELRLSIYGRCRDEWDKLAKWAVKHSVYSDNVRWLVQMPRLFDVYHTKRQLSNFQDMLENIFMPLFEVTVNPRTHPELHLFLQHVVGFDSVDDESKPEHHIFNLDSPLPANWTEEDNPPYSYYLYYMYANMTVLNHLRRRQNLDTFVIRPHCGEAGPIHHLVSGFMLSENISHGLLLRKAPVLQYLYYLAQIGIAMSPLSNNSLFLSYHRNPLPEYLSRGLMVSLSTDDPLQFHFTKEPLMEEYSIATQVWKLSSCDMCELARNSVLMSGFSHQVKSYWLGPDYIKEGPEGNDIRRTNVPDIRVAYRHETLCEELNLITQAVRSEQLESIEEEGNLCMGPLQAGQGTKCV, from the exons ATGGATGGCAAATACAAGGAGATTGCTGAG GAGCTGTTCTCACGCAGCCTGGCCGACAGTGAGATGCGGAGCGCCCCCTACGAATTCCCAGAGGACAGCCCCAtcgagcagctggaggagaaacGCCACCGGCTTGAGAGGCAGATAAGCCAGGATGTCAA ATACGAACCAGACATCCTGCTTCGCGCCAAGCAAGAATTCATGAAAACAGACAGCGCCCCAGACCTTGA ACTTCTGAAGGAGGAGAATCAAGCCCCAGCGGACCTCTTCCCCAGTGAGAGGGAGATGCTGCCCGAGTACCAGCGAGTCTCCATCTCCGGAGAGGAGAAGTGCGGG GTCCCTTTCACGGACTTGCTTGACGCTGCCAAATGTGTGGTCAAGGCCCTGTTCATTCGGGAGAAGTACATTTCTCTGTCCATGCAAAGCTTCTGCAGAACCACCACTCGCTACCTGCAAGAACTCGGAGAGAGGGCCCTGGACCTGAACGTATATGAGGAGATCCCTGAGACGTCGCTCACTCCAG ACGCTCCTGTGCACCCACCTGTCTCAGAGACCCATCCCTATGAGAATGTTGACCCCTCCAGTATGCCATCAGATATGGGCTATGGCTGCAAAATGGTGGATGGCGTGGTTCATGTATACACAGACAAAGGCACCATGAACAC GAGCACAGAGGTGGATCTCCCGTACCCGGACCTACAGGAGTACATCGCTGACATGAATGTCATGATGGCTCTAATCATCAATGGACCAGT GAAGTCCTTCTGCTATCGCCGTTTGCAGTACCTGAGTTCCAAGTTTCAGATGCACATACTTCTTAATGAGATGAAGGAGCTGGCAGCACAGAGGAAGGTTCCACACAGAGATTTCTACAATATTCGCAAA gtAGACACTCACATCCATGCCTCATCCTGCATGAACCAGAAGCACCTGCTGCGGTTCATCAAAAGGGCCATGAAGAAGTACCCAGCAGAGATTGTGCATGTGGAGAGAGGCAGGGGCCAGACGCTCATGGAGGTGTTTGAAAGCATGAACCTCACAGCCTTTGACCTGAGCGTCGACACCCTGGATATGCATGCG GACCGCAACACGTTTCACCGGTTTGACAAGTTCAATTCCAAATACAATCCCATCGGAGAGTCCATCCTGCGGGAAATCTTCATcaaaacggacaattacattgaaggcaaatactttggACATATAATCAAG GAGGTGATGGCAGACCTGGAGGAGAGCAAGTACCAGAACGTGGAGCTGCGTCTGTCCATCTACGGCCGCTGCCGCGACGAGTGGGACAAGCTGGCCAAGTGGGCCGTCAAACACAGCGTGTATTCAGACAACGTACGCTGGCTGGTGCAGATGCCCCGTCTCTT CGATGTTTACCATACAAAGAGACAACTGTCCAACTttcaggacatgctggagaacATCTTCATGCCACTGTTTGAGGTCACTGTTAACCCGCGCACCCACCCTGAGTTGCACCTCTTCCTACAGCAT GTGGTGGGATTTGATAGCGTCGATGATGAATCTAAACCAGAACATCACATCTTCAACTTGGACAGCCCGCTTCCTGCCAACTGGACAGAAGAGGACAACCCTCCCTATTCCTACTACCTCTACTACATGTACGCCAACATGACTGTGCTCAACCATCTACGCAG GCGACAGAACCTAGACACATTTGTGATACGCCCACATTGCGGTGAGGCGGGACCAATCCATCACCTGGTTTCTGGCTTTATGCTCTCAGAGAACATCTCCCATGGGCTCCTGCTGAGAAAG GCTCCAGTACTGCAGTACCTGTACTACCTGGCCCAGATCGGCATTGCCATGTCCCCCCTCAGCAACAACAGCCTCTTCCTCAGCTACCACCGCAACCCTCTGCCAGAGTACCTGTCCCGGGGGCTCATGGTGTCCTTGTCGACTGACGACCCACTCCAGTTCCACTTCACCAAG GAGCCCCTGATGGAGGAGTACAGTATTGCAACACAAGTGTGGAAGCTCAGCTCCTGCGACATGTGTGAGCTGGCCAGGAACAGTGTGCTGATGAGCGGCTTTTCTCACCAA GTGAAGAGCTACTGGCTGGGACCCGACTACATCAAGGAGGGACCAGAGGGCAACGACATCCGCCGCACCAATGTGCCAGACATCCGCGTGGCTTACCGCCATGAGACCCTGTGTGAAGAACTCAATCTCATCACCCAGGCTGTTCGTAGTGAGCAGCTGGAGAGCATTGAAGAGGAAGGGAACCTCTGCATGGGCCCTTTGCAAGCAGGACAGGGGACAAAATGTGTGTAG
- the LOC114773142 gene encoding AMP deaminase 2-like isoform X1, with protein MSSKLPPGKQKPMSPFRKRGSLQYSASSDIRGGRHLLTSQYSLPGNPVAGKHFPIDLRTSMDGKYKEIAEELFSRSLADSEMRSAPYEFPEDSPIEQLEEKRHRLERQISQDVKYEPDILLRAKQEFMKTDSAPDLELLKEENQAPADLFPSEREMLPEYQRVSISGEEKCGVPFTDLLDAAKCVVKALFIREKYISLSMQSFCRTTTRYLQELGERALDLNVYEEIPETSLTPDAPVHPPVSETHPYENVDPSSMPSDMGYGCKMVDGVVHVYTDKGTMNTSTEVDLPYPDLQEYIADMNVMMALIINGPVKSFCYRRLQYLSSKFQMHILLNEMKELAAQRKVPHRDFYNIRKVDTHIHASSCMNQKHLLRFIKRAMKKYPAEIVHVERGRGQTLMEVFESMNLTAFDLSVDTLDMHADRNTFHRFDKFNSKYNPIGESILREIFIKTDNYIEGKYFGHIIKEVMADLEESKYQNVELRLSIYGRCRDEWDKLAKWAVKHSVYSDNVRWLVQMPRLFDVYHTKRQLSNFQDMLENIFMPLFEVTVNPRTHPELHLFLQHVVGFDSVDDESKPEHHIFNLDSPLPANWTEEDNPPYSYYLYYMYANMTVLNHLRRRQNLDTFVIRPHCGEAGPIHHLVSGFMLSENISHGLLLRKAPVLQYLYYLAQIGIAMSPLSNNSLFLSYHRNPLPEYLSRGLMVSLSTDDPLQFHFTKEPLMEEYSIATQVWKLSSCDMCELARNSVLMSGFSHQVKSYWLGPDYIKEGPEGNDIRRTNVPDIRVAYRHETLCEELNLITQAVRSEQLESIEEEGNLCMGPLQAGQGTKCV; from the exons ATATCCGTGGCGGACGCCACCTTCTCACCTCGCAGTACTCGTTGCCTGGGAACCCGGTGGCTGGCAAGCACTTTCCCATCGACCTACGTACCTCCATGGATGGCAAATACAAGGAGATTGCTGAG GAGCTGTTCTCACGCAGCCTGGCCGACAGTGAGATGCGGAGCGCCCCCTACGAATTCCCAGAGGACAGCCCCAtcgagcagctggaggagaaacGCCACCGGCTTGAGAGGCAGATAAGCCAGGATGTCAA ATACGAACCAGACATCCTGCTTCGCGCCAAGCAAGAATTCATGAAAACAGACAGCGCCCCAGACCTTGA ACTTCTGAAGGAGGAGAATCAAGCCCCAGCGGACCTCTTCCCCAGTGAGAGGGAGATGCTGCCCGAGTACCAGCGAGTCTCCATCTCCGGAGAGGAGAAGTGCGGG GTCCCTTTCACGGACTTGCTTGACGCTGCCAAATGTGTGGTCAAGGCCCTGTTCATTCGGGAGAAGTACATTTCTCTGTCCATGCAAAGCTTCTGCAGAACCACCACTCGCTACCTGCAAGAACTCGGAGAGAGGGCCCTGGACCTGAACGTATATGAGGAGATCCCTGAGACGTCGCTCACTCCAG ACGCTCCTGTGCACCCACCTGTCTCAGAGACCCATCCCTATGAGAATGTTGACCCCTCCAGTATGCCATCAGATATGGGCTATGGCTGCAAAATGGTGGATGGCGTGGTTCATGTATACACAGACAAAGGCACCATGAACAC GAGCACAGAGGTGGATCTCCCGTACCCGGACCTACAGGAGTACATCGCTGACATGAATGTCATGATGGCTCTAATCATCAATGGACCAGT GAAGTCCTTCTGCTATCGCCGTTTGCAGTACCTGAGTTCCAAGTTTCAGATGCACATACTTCTTAATGAGATGAAGGAGCTGGCAGCACAGAGGAAGGTTCCACACAGAGATTTCTACAATATTCGCAAA gtAGACACTCACATCCATGCCTCATCCTGCATGAACCAGAAGCACCTGCTGCGGTTCATCAAAAGGGCCATGAAGAAGTACCCAGCAGAGATTGTGCATGTGGAGAGAGGCAGGGGCCAGACGCTCATGGAGGTGTTTGAAAGCATGAACCTCACAGCCTTTGACCTGAGCGTCGACACCCTGGATATGCATGCG GACCGCAACACGTTTCACCGGTTTGACAAGTTCAATTCCAAATACAATCCCATCGGAGAGTCCATCCTGCGGGAAATCTTCATcaaaacggacaattacattgaaggcaaatactttggACATATAATCAAG GAGGTGATGGCAGACCTGGAGGAGAGCAAGTACCAGAACGTGGAGCTGCGTCTGTCCATCTACGGCCGCTGCCGCGACGAGTGGGACAAGCTGGCCAAGTGGGCCGTCAAACACAGCGTGTATTCAGACAACGTACGCTGGCTGGTGCAGATGCCCCGTCTCTT CGATGTTTACCATACAAAGAGACAACTGTCCAACTttcaggacatgctggagaacATCTTCATGCCACTGTTTGAGGTCACTGTTAACCCGCGCACCCACCCTGAGTTGCACCTCTTCCTACAGCAT GTGGTGGGATTTGATAGCGTCGATGATGAATCTAAACCAGAACATCACATCTTCAACTTGGACAGCCCGCTTCCTGCCAACTGGACAGAAGAGGACAACCCTCCCTATTCCTACTACCTCTACTACATGTACGCCAACATGACTGTGCTCAACCATCTACGCAG GCGACAGAACCTAGACACATTTGTGATACGCCCACATTGCGGTGAGGCGGGACCAATCCATCACCTGGTTTCTGGCTTTATGCTCTCAGAGAACATCTCCCATGGGCTCCTGCTGAGAAAG GCTCCAGTACTGCAGTACCTGTACTACCTGGCCCAGATCGGCATTGCCATGTCCCCCCTCAGCAACAACAGCCTCTTCCTCAGCTACCACCGCAACCCTCTGCCAGAGTACCTGTCCCGGGGGCTCATGGTGTCCTTGTCGACTGACGACCCACTCCAGTTCCACTTCACCAAG GAGCCCCTGATGGAGGAGTACAGTATTGCAACACAAGTGTGGAAGCTCAGCTCCTGCGACATGTGTGAGCTGGCCAGGAACAGTGTGCTGATGAGCGGCTTTTCTCACCAA GTGAAGAGCTACTGGCTGGGACCCGACTACATCAAGGAGGGACCAGAGGGCAACGACATCCGCCGCACCAATGTGCCAGACATCCGCGTGGCTTACCGCCATGAGACCCTGTGTGAAGAACTCAATCTCATCACCCAGGCTGTTCGTAGTGAGCAGCTGGAGAGCATTGAAGAGGAAGGGAACCTCTGCATGGGCCCTTTGCAAGCAGGACAGGGGACAAAATGTGTGTAG